In Microvirga sp. 17 mud 1-3, the genomic window AACCCGGACGCCCTCTATTGCTGCGATCCGGTCATCGGCGATGTGGGGCGGGGGATCTTCGTGCGGCCAGGCATTCCGGAATTCATGCGCGAGCAGGCGATCCCGGCCGCCGACATCATCACGCCGAATCAGTTCGAGCTGGATTTTCTCTCCGGGGTGACGACCGAGACCCTCGCATCCGTGAAGGAGGCCATTGCGGCCGTTCACCTCCTCGGGCCCAGGGTCGTGCTCTCCACGTCGATCCTGGTGCAAGAGACGCCGGAGGATTCCGTGGATCTCGTCGCCGGGGAGGGTGGGCGCTTCTGGCGCGTGCGCACGCCCCGGCTGTCCCTGAGCGTCAACGGGGCGGGCGATGCGATTGCGGCCCTGTTCTTCGTCCATTATGCCCGCACGCGCTCGGCCGCGAAGGCGCTGGAGGAGGCCTCAGCCTCGGTTTTCGGCCTTCTCAAACGGACCGAGGAGGCGGGCTCCCGCGAGATCCTGACCATCGCGGCGCAGGAAGAATTCGTAACCCCTACCTACCGTTTTCCGGCCGAGGAGATCTGACCGATGGCTCGTCGCTTCGTCACCCTGGACGTCTTCACGCGTCAGCTCCTTGCGGGCAACCCGCTCGCCGTCGTGCTCGACGCGCAGGGGCTCGACGACGGCGCGATGCAGGCCATCGCCCGGGAGTTCAACCTGTCCGAGACGGTCTTCGTCCTGCCGCCCGGCGATCCGCGCCAGCGGGCTGACATCCGCATCTTCACGCCGGCGCGGGAACTGCCCTTCGCGGGCCATCCCACGGTCGGCACGGCCGTCCTCCTCGCGCTCCTCGATCAGGAGGGCCAGCCCGGAGCGGTCGCGTTCGGCCTCAAGGAGAAGGTCGGCATCGTCCCCTGCGCGATCGAGATCGAAAGCGAGACTGAGGGACGGGCCCGGTTCAAGCTTCCGCGCCTGCCCTTCGCCTGGGGCGACGGCAAGGAGACGAGCGACTGCGCCTGGGCGCTCGGCCTCGACCCGACCGAGATCGGGTTCGAGCGCCACGTGCCGAGCCGCCACTCGGCGGGGGTTGCCTACGATCTCGTTCCGGTCGCGTCCCTCGATGCGCTCGCCCGCGCGAAGCCGCACGGCGAGGCCTTCGACCGGGCCTTCGGGGACAGCGACCATCCGGCTGCCTATGTCTATGCGCGCATGCCCGATGCGGAGGGCCTGCGCTTCCGGGCCCGGATGTTCGGTCCTGGAATGGGCGTTTCGGAGGATCCGGCGACCGGATCTGCGGCTGCGGCCTTCGCCGGGGCGCTGATGCAGTGTGAGCCCCTGGGCGACGGGGAGCATAACGTCGTGATTGAGCAGGGCGTCGAAATGGGGCGCCCGAGCGAGATCGCGCTCCAGCTCATCATCGCGAAGGGCGCGCTGGTCTCGGCGGAGATCGGCGGCCACGCGGTCCTCGTGAGCCGCGGCGAAATCCTCGCATGAAGCGCGAACTCACCATCACCCGCGTGGCACGGGTCGAGGCCGCGGCCAAGCCCTTCACATGGCGCTGGGCGGAGGAGAACCGGGAGGCCATCGCCGAGAACTGGCAGCGGCGCATTGCCGCCAAGCCCAAGATGTTCAACGGCCGGGTGCTGATGCTGAGCGACGTCTCGGTCACGCCGGAACTGGGCCGCAACACCTATTTCGAGACCGACTATGCCAATCTCGTCGCCTGGATCGACATGGGCCATCCGGACCCGACCGTAGCGAACGGCTTTGCCATGGCGGCCCTGCGCGGGGCGGACGGGGCCTTCATCTGCGGCGTCATGAGCCACGACACGGTGAACGGGGGGCGCGTCTATTTCCCGGCCGGGACGCCGGACCGCTCAGACATGCGGGCCGACGGCACCGTCGATCTTGCCACGAGCCTGACCCGGGAGCTCGCGGAAGAGACGGGCCTCACGGAAACGGACTACGGCATATCGGACGAATGGATCGTCATCGAGCGCTGGCCGGCCGTCGCCCTGATGCGCTACGCCACTTTACGCGTCCCGGCGGCGGAGGGCGCAGAGAGGATCCGCGCCACCATCGCCGCGCAGGATCAGGCGGAGCTCAGCGACGTGCGCATCATCCGCGGGGTAGAGGACATCGACCCGAAGACGATGCCTCTCTACCTGCAATCCTTCTTCCGCTGGAGTTTCTCGGCTGATCCGGCCCTCAGCGATAGCCGTACCGGGCTTTGGTCGCGTTGACCATGCGGATCGCCTCCGCGTCGCGGCCGGCCGCACAGGCGCCGCTCGCCTGATCCATTTCCCGCTCGACCCGGTTGTAGACCGACTGGTTCACATGGCCCATGGCCAGGTCGTTCCCCATGACGGCACGGTAGCGGTCGATCTCGCCCTTACAGCCGGCGCCGTCGGGCATGCGGAAGCTCGACGGGGTCACGTTGACCGAACCGGCGGACGGGACGGGCGCGGCAGTCTGGTTGCAGGCGGCAAGCGGCAGTGCCGCCAGGCCGGCAAGCCAGGCGGAACGGATGACACTCTTCATCAAAACGAACTCCCCTTGTGATTGGCCTTAAGGCTCCGCGTCCAATCTAGAGCATTGCGTCGGAAAGGGGATTCTCTCTGCCCATTCCGGCGTGGATACCGCCGCCCTTCCGGGACCGTTCCTCCGTCATTCCGGGGCGCCGCAGGCGAGCCCGGAACCCATAACCACCAGCGTGTCAGAATGAAGAGTTGCGAGAACCGCTGCGCTTTGTTCTGCACCGTCAGCGGTTATGGGTTCCGGGCCCGGCCAAAGGCCGTCCCGGAATGACAAGGGTGGCGCCCTGAAGGACGAGGCGCCAAGCGGGACGGATTCGTGCGCGGAAGCCCCAAGGAAGGTTTCGTTTGTTTCAACCGCTTGCCATCGGCAGCGAGCACCGCTACAAACGGCACGTCCGCGACGACGCGGATTCAGGAGGAATGGGTCGCCATGTCCATGGGCCCCCACATCGCCGGAACGAAGGGTGCCGCTCTCGCGGCCGGTTCCGCGCGCCTCCTTGGTCTCCTTCTCCTTAGTCGCCCCTGAGGGTCGGCTGGGCGCTGTCGCCTGGGCTCTCAGGGGTTCGTGATGAGGAACCAACCTAGAGCGCCGTGCCGCTCGCCCCGAGAAGGATGAATGTGATGACCGTTTCCCCCGCCGCCGGCTCCTCCAAGGACCGCGTTCTGATTTTCGACACCACCCTGCGCGACGGCGAGCAATGCCCCGGCGCCACCATGACGCTGGAAGAGAAGCTGGAAATGGCCGAGCTGCTCGACTCCATGGGCGTCGACATCATCGAGGCCGGCTTCCCCATCGCGTCGAACGGCGATTTCGAGGCCGTGTCGCTGATCGCCAAGCAGGTGAAGCGCGCGACCGTGGCGGGCCTCGCCCGCGCCATCTCGGCCGATATCGCTCGGGCCGGGGAGGCGGTACGCCACGCGGTCCGGCCGCGCATCCACACCTTCGTATCCACCTCGCCGATCCACCTGGCGCACCAGATGCGCAAGACCGAGGAAGAGGTTCTGGAGATCATCACCACGACGGTCGGCCAGGCCCGCAACCTGGTCGAGGATGTGGAATGGTCCGCCATGGACGCCACGCGCACCTCCATCGAGTATCTGTGCCGCTGCGTCGAGGCCGCGATCCGCGCCGGCGCCACCACCATCAACCTGCCCGATACAGTGGGCTATGCGACGCCCGACGAATACCGCGCCATGTTCCGCGCGGTGCGCGAGCGCGTGCCCAATGCCGACAAGGCGATCTTCTCGGCCCATTGCCACAACGACCTGGGCCTGGCGGTCGCGAACTCGCTGGCGGCGCTGGAGGGCGGCGTCCGCCAGATCGAGTGCACCATCAACGGCATCGGCGAGCGAGCCGGCAATGCGGCGCTGGAAGAGATCGTCATGGCGATCAAGACCCGCGGCGACGTGCTGCCCTACGAGACGGGGATCGAGTCCGCCATGCTGACCCGGGCCTCGAAGCTCGCCTCCGCCGCGACCTCGTTCCCGGTCCAGTACAACAAGGCCATCGTGGGCCGGAACGCCTTCGCGCACGAGAGCGGCATCCACCAGGACGGCATGCTCAAGCACGCCCAGACCTACGAGATCATGACGCCGGAGAGCGTCGGCGTCACCAAGACCAACCTTGTCATGGGCAAGCATTCCGGCCGCGCGGCTTTCCGCAACAAGCTGGAGGAGCTGGGCTACAAGCTCTCCGACAACCAGTTCCAGGACGCCTTCGAGCGCTTCAAGGATCTGGCCGACCGGAAGAAGCACGTTTACGACGAGGATATCGAGGCGCTGGTCGACCAGAAGATCGCGATGGCGCATGACCGCATCAAGCTGGTCTCCCTCTCGATCGTCGCCGGCACCCGTGGGCCGCAGCGCGCCACCATGAAGCTCCAGGTCGACGACCGCATCGTCACCGAGGAGCAGGAGGGCAACGGTCCGGTAGACGCCACCTTCAACGCCATCAAGGCTCTCGTGCCCCATGAGGCCGTGCTGGAGCTCTATCAGGTCCATGCGGTGACCGAGGGCACGGACGCGCAGGCCGAGGTCTCGGTGCGCCTCTCGGCGGATGACCGGAGCGTCACCTCCCGGGCCGCCGATCCGGACACGCTCGTGGCGTCGGCCCAAGCCTATCTCGGTGCCCTCAACAAGCTGATGAGCCGCGGCGCCCGTCTGCACGCCCAGGCGGCTGAGTAACGCCTCTCCCGTCTGCTTCGATCCGAGCTGCCTCCTGGCAGGAGGCAGCTCGGATTTGCATGCCCGTCGCGTCTACAGCATCGGACCCAAAAGTGGACCCACTTTTGGGTCCGATGCTTCTTCTCTGGGCTGGAGCATCGTTCGGGGCGGAAAACCGGGTCCACTTTTCGCTGACGCGGCCCTCTGGGTCCGCACGATGCTCTAGCGAAAAACCTGTCGCGGCCATGATCGTATCGCGTCCGCCCGGGTTTGTGGCCGGATCGAGGCCCCCATTTTCCGGCCACGCTGAATGGCTTGTGCCGATTCTGTCAGCTTGACGGCACAAGCCATGCACTTAGTGCAGCCCTTTCATGAGGCATGCTGCATTGCAAAAGGGCGCTTTGCAGCCGATATGAGCAGTGGCTGATTTCAACGCGGCACCGCTTCTTCCTCCCAGCGCTGCCGTGTCGGCCGTTCCCTCTGGAAGGTTTTGACAATTTGTCGGACCTCACTTTAGCCGGGCTTCGTGCCCGGCTTTTTTTTGCCCGCATGCCGGGAGGCGGCTCTCACTCCGCCTTCAGCTCATCCTCCTTGAGGATCCGCCGCAGGACCTTGCCGACATTGGATTTCGGCAGCGTCTCGCGAAACTCGATGCGGCGCGGCACTTTGTAGGCGGTCAGGTTCTCGCGGGCGAACTTTCGCAACTCCTCGGCCGTGAGCGAGGGGTCTTTACGCACCACGTAGGCAACAACGACTTCGCCGGAATGCTCGTCGGGCAGGCCGATGACGGCCGCTTCCATGACGCCGGGATGATGCGCGAGGGTATCCTCCACCTCGTTCGGATAGACGTTGAAGCCAGAGACAAGGATCATGTCCTTCATCCGGTCGACGATCTTCACCTGCCCGTCGGGCTGGAGAACGGCGACGTCGCCGGTGCGGAAGTAGCCGTCGGGCGTCATGACCTTCGCGGTCTCATCCGGCCGCTTCCAGTAGCCGGCCATGACCTGAGGACCCTTCACGCAAAGCTCGCCCCGCTCGCCGAACGGAACCGGCACGCCGTCCGTGGAGCGGATGGAGACGAGAGTGGACGGAACCGGATAGCCGATGGTGCCGGTGAATTCCTCGATGTCGAGCCGGTTGACGCAGACCACCGGGGACGTTTCCGACAGGCCGTAGCCTTCCACGATGGGCCGGCCCGACACCTCTTTCCACTTCTTGGCGACCGCCGCCTGGGTCGCCATGCCGCCGGCGACGGCGAAGACCAGCTGCGAGAAATCGACCTTTTCGATTCCCGGCGCATGAGCCAGGGCGTTGTAGAGCGTGTTGACGCCCGACATGAGCGTGATCCGCCGCGACTGCAGCGTCTTCACGAAGCCCGCAATGTCGCGCGGATTGGTGATGAGCAGCTGACACCCGCCGATCCGCGTCACCAGCATGGTGCAGACCGTCAGGCCGAAGATATGATAGAGCGGCAGGGCCGCCACCATCACGTGGTCATCACGCTCGCCGAAGAACGGGCGCATCCACGCCTCGCATTGCAGCACATTGGCCACGACGTTGCGATGGAGCAGCACGGCGCCCTTCGCGACGCCCGTGGTGCCGCCTGTATATTGCAGGAAGGCGTTGTCGTCGGGCGTGACGGCAACCGGCTCGAACCGTCGTGCGCGCCCTTCCGAGAGGACCGACTTGAAAGCGACGGCTTTCGGAAGCGAGAACGGCTTCACGCCCTTCTTCACGTAGCGCGAGACGAAGTTGACGATCGTTCCCTTGAGGCCGAGCAGGTCGCCCGGCGTGACGAGCACGATGCGCTCGATATGCACATGCGACAGCGCTTCCTGCACGGTCGATCCGAAATTCTCGAGCACGAACAGGAACCGGGCGCCCGCGTCCTCAGCCTGATGGGCGAATTCCCTGGCGGTGTAGAGAGGGTTGACGTTCACAACCGTGCCGCCGGCCATGAGGATTCCGAAGAGCACGGCCGGGTAGGCCATGACGTTCGGCATCATGATGGCGACCCGGTCGCCCTTGCGCAGACCCTGTCCCTGCAGCCAGGAAGCCACCGCCTCGGCGGCGCTGCCGAGCTCCGCATAGGTCATCCGCTTGCCAAAGCTGTCCGCCGCATATCGCGAGCCGTACTGGGCGACAGCGTCGCGGAACATATTGACCAGAGAGCCGACCTTCGCCTCGTCGATGGTCGCGGGAACGTTCGGCGGATAGGATTTCAGCCAGGGCATGGCGGTGGCTGCATCGGCACCTGCCGGGGCGGGCGCCGGGGTCGTGGCGTTCATTTATTTTCCTCCGCATGGTGCGGTTGCTTCGTGGGAGATGGCGTCTCCCTCCTGGGGCTTACCTTGGCGTGAGCGGCGGTCTTTGTCGATGGGCCCCGCCTTCCGTCGCAAGGCCAGACAGGCGTTGACAGAATGCGCTGCCGACGGCCACGTTCGGCAACGCACCAGATAGGGGGCGGTATCCGTATGACCATCCCGATGGAGCTTCAGCACGCGTCGGAGGATTTCGAGCGCTTCCTGCGCGATGCGAAGGAGCAGTCCGGCCTTGCGACCCGCAACCAGGTCTTCACGATGGTGCAGGGCGTCCTCCAGACCTTCCGCCGCCGTCTCGACGTGAGGGAGGCCCTGGCCTTCGCCGATGTGCTCCCGCCCATCCTGCGGGCGATCTTCGTGAGCGACTGGGATCTCGACGAGCCGAAGCGTCCGTTCGAGGATAGGGTCATCATGACCCGCGAGGTCCAGGCCCTGCGTCGGGACCACAATTTCTCGCCCGACACGGCGATCCGGGACGTGGCGGTGGCCTTGCGGAAGAATGTCGACGGCCCGGCCTTCGAGCGAGCCCTTGCGGCCCTTCCGACGGAGGCGTCCGAATTCTGGTGCGTCTGACGGATGGCCAGCGCGAGGCCGGCCATCCGCGTCTCGCGGCTAATGCGTCTTCTGCATGACGAGCTCGGCCGGGCGCCCGCTGAGCTCCGCCATGTGATCGAACCGGGTCGAGAAGGTGCCGACGCCCGCTGTGGCGGAGCGGAGCTCCACGATGAGGTCCCCGATCTCGGCTTCGGGGATCGTCGCGCTGATCACGTCCCAGCCCGACCAGCCGGGCCTTGCGTCGTAGCCAAGGATCTGACCCCGGCGGGACGTGACGAGGCCCGTCGCCTTGGACAGTGCCTCGCTCGGGATCGCGATCTCCACCGACAGCACGGGCTCCAACAGCACGGGCTTCGCCTTCGGCAAGGCCTCCGCCAAGGCGAGCTTCGCGGCGGCCTGGAAGGCGGCGTCGGAGGAATCGACCGTATGGTACGAGCCGTCCGTCAGCGTCACGGCGAGATCCACCACCGGGAAGCCGAGGGGGCCGCACCGGACGGCGTCGCGCGCGCCCGTTTCCACAGAGGGGATGTATTGGCGCGGCACCACGCCGCCGGTGATCTTGTCCTGGAAGGCGAAGCCCTCACCGCGGGGAAGCGGCCGGATCTCGATCATCACGTCGCCGAACTGGCCATGGCCGCCGGTCTGCTTGCGGTGCCGGCCCCGTGCCGCTGCGGGCGCGCGGATCGTCTCGCAATAGGAGATCCGGGGCCTGGACGTCTCGACGCCGACCTGGAACC contains:
- a CDS encoding 2-isopropylmalate synthase, which gives rise to MTVSPAAGSSKDRVLIFDTTLRDGEQCPGATMTLEEKLEMAELLDSMGVDIIEAGFPIASNGDFEAVSLIAKQVKRATVAGLARAISADIARAGEAVRHAVRPRIHTFVSTSPIHLAHQMRKTEEEVLEIITTTVGQARNLVEDVEWSAMDATRTSIEYLCRCVEAAIRAGATTINLPDTVGYATPDEYRAMFRAVRERVPNADKAIFSAHCHNDLGLAVANSLAALEGGVRQIECTINGIGERAGNAALEEIVMAIKTRGDVLPYETGIESAMLTRASKLASAATSFPVQYNKAIVGRNAFAHESGIHQDGMLKHAQTYEIMTPESVGVTKTNLVMGKHSGRAAFRNKLEELGYKLSDNQFQDAFERFKDLADRKKHVYDEDIEALVDQKIAMAHDRIKLVSLSIVAGTRGPQRATMKLQVDDRIVTEEQEGNGPVDATFNAIKALVPHEAVLELYQVHAVTEGTDAQAEVSVRLSADDRSVTSRAADPDTLVASAQAYLGALNKLMSRGARLHAQAAE
- a CDS encoding NUDIX hydrolase, giving the protein MKRELTITRVARVEAAAKPFTWRWAEENREAIAENWQRRIAAKPKMFNGRVLMLSDVSVTPELGRNTYFETDYANLVAWIDMGHPDPTVANGFAMAALRGADGAFICGVMSHDTVNGGRVYFPAGTPDRSDMRADGTVDLATSLTRELAEETGLTETDYGISDEWIVIERWPAVALMRYATLRVPAAEGAERIRATIAAQDQAELSDVRIIRGVEDIDPKTMPLYLQSFFRWSFSADPALSDSRTGLWSR
- a CDS encoding DUF2267 domain-containing protein, producing the protein MTIPMELQHASEDFERFLRDAKEQSGLATRNQVFTMVQGVLQTFRRRLDVREALAFADVLPPILRAIFVSDWDLDEPKRPFEDRVIMTREVQALRRDHNFSPDTAIRDVAVALRKNVDGPAFERALAALPTEASEFWCV
- a CDS encoding PhzF family phenazine biosynthesis protein: MARRFVTLDVFTRQLLAGNPLAVVLDAQGLDDGAMQAIAREFNLSETVFVLPPGDPRQRADIRIFTPARELPFAGHPTVGTAVLLALLDQEGQPGAVAFGLKEKVGIVPCAIEIESETEGRARFKLPRLPFAWGDGKETSDCAWALGLDPTEIGFERHVPSRHSAGVAYDLVPVASLDALARAKPHGEAFDRAFGDSDHPAAYVYARMPDAEGLRFRARMFGPGMGVSEDPATGSAAAAFAGALMQCEPLGDGEHNVVIEQGVEMGRPSEIALQLIIAKGALVSAEIGGHAVLVSRGEILA
- the pdxY gene encoding pyridoxal kinase PdxY is translated as MNVLSIQSHVAYGHVGNASAVFPMQRLGVEVWPIHTVQFSNHTGYGSWKGRVFDGMAIEELLDGIADRGVLSRCDGVLSGYMGSSDIGTAILSAVARVRTLNPDALYCCDPVIGDVGRGIFVRPGIPEFMREQAIPAADIITPNQFELDFLSGVTTETLASVKEAIAAVHLLGPRVVLSTSILVQETPEDSVDLVAGEGGRFWRVRTPRLSLSVNGAGDAIAALFFVHYARTRSAAKALEEASASVFGLLKRTEEAGSREILTIAAQEEFVTPTYRFPAEEI
- a CDS encoding AMP-binding protein produces the protein MNATTPAPAPAGADAATAMPWLKSYPPNVPATIDEAKVGSLVNMFRDAVAQYGSRYAADSFGKRMTYAELGSAAEAVASWLQGQGLRKGDRVAIMMPNVMAYPAVLFGILMAGGTVVNVNPLYTAREFAHQAEDAGARFLFVLENFGSTVQEALSHVHIERIVLVTPGDLLGLKGTIVNFVSRYVKKGVKPFSLPKAVAFKSVLSEGRARRFEPVAVTPDDNAFLQYTGGTTGVAKGAVLLHRNVVANVLQCEAWMRPFFGERDDHVMVAALPLYHIFGLTVCTMLVTRIGGCQLLITNPRDIAGFVKTLQSRRITLMSGVNTLYNALAHAPGIEKVDFSQLVFAVAGGMATQAAVAKKWKEVSGRPIVEGYGLSETSPVVCVNRLDIEEFTGTIGYPVPSTLVSIRSTDGVPVPFGERGELCVKGPQVMAGYWKRPDETAKVMTPDGYFRTGDVAVLQPDGQVKIVDRMKDMILVSGFNVYPNEVEDTLAHHPGVMEAAVIGLPDEHSGEVVVAYVVRKDPSLTAEELRKFARENLTAYKVPRRIEFRETLPKSNVGKVLRRILKEDELKAE